The following are from one region of the Natrinema sp. HArc-T2 genome:
- a CDS encoding Na(+)/H(+) antiporter subunit D: MAFDILSLAYPPLLVFAAALLVLVLPRLAGFTVGALSLAAVLAISLVAPEGQHLAGTFLGFEVVPYYVDDFSRMVGLGLGFLGICSVIYAYSSEASETLVALALVYVSSSIGAAFAGDWLVLLFMWELMAVTSTLVVWHYGGEAVRAGFRYALFHGTGGVLVMLAIAAHYVQTGTFIYTETGIATGIPALLAVLGMGVNVAFIGVHTWLPDTYPRPHFAASVFLSVYTTKTSAFILYRAFPIGSESDLAIYVAYMGGLMAVYGATFALLQHDMRALLSYHIQAQLGYIVAGIGMGAAMSSEIAVAGALSHLFNNILFKSLLFMAVGVVIYRTSEEDLYKLGGLWREMPLTAIGFGLGALSITAIPGFNGYVSKGMLFDAANPDPHYYGEPEFQALYWLLWLGAIGTLLSFIKLGYYVFFHGESDYEVADAKPGQTVAMLGLGGACLLFGVWWEGLADLAPTLHAHGGHFTFAYPGGEGTLHPYSPSHLQTTGILTGVAAVTFVLVRKPLSKLDLGDPAMIVYPATYHVSRWTMLAVTETYAAVDAAVVGAVKRCYWAGNNPVLAADAAARRLPLVDVDDRQPTDGGRPSTIHLRASIGTTVLLLTLVLTIILWLLVV, translated from the coding sequence ATGGCATTCGACATCCTGTCGCTCGCGTATCCGCCACTGTTGGTGTTTGCAGCGGCGCTGCTCGTGCTCGTCCTGCCCCGACTTGCCGGCTTCACCGTCGGTGCACTGAGTCTCGCTGCCGTGCTGGCGATCTCGCTGGTCGCACCCGAAGGCCAGCACTTAGCTGGTACCTTCCTCGGCTTCGAGGTTGTTCCTTACTACGTCGACGACTTCTCCCGGATGGTCGGGCTCGGACTCGGCTTTCTGGGGATCTGTAGCGTCATTTACGCGTACTCGAGTGAGGCCAGCGAGACGCTCGTCGCGTTGGCGCTCGTCTATGTCTCCTCGTCGATCGGGGCAGCCTTCGCCGGCGACTGGCTCGTGCTCCTGTTCATGTGGGAACTGATGGCCGTCACCAGCACGCTCGTGGTCTGGCACTACGGCGGCGAGGCGGTTCGGGCTGGCTTCCGGTATGCCCTGTTCCACGGTACCGGCGGCGTGCTCGTGATGCTGGCGATCGCCGCTCACTACGTCCAGACCGGGACGTTCATTTATACTGAAACAGGGATCGCAACCGGCATTCCGGCGCTGCTGGCAGTGCTCGGGATGGGCGTCAACGTCGCTTTCATCGGGGTCCACACGTGGCTGCCGGACACCTATCCGCGACCGCACTTCGCGGCCTCGGTGTTCCTCTCGGTGTATACGACCAAGACGAGCGCGTTCATCCTCTATCGAGCGTTCCCGATCGGCAGCGAGAGCGATCTGGCGATCTACGTCGCGTACATGGGCGGGCTGATGGCCGTCTACGGCGCGACCTTCGCCCTGCTCCAACACGACATGCGCGCGCTGCTGTCCTACCACATTCAGGCCCAACTTGGCTACATCGTGGCCGGGATCGGTATGGGTGCGGCGATGTCCTCCGAGATCGCCGTCGCTGGCGCGCTATCGCACCTGTTCAACAACATCCTGTTCAAGAGCCTGCTGTTCATGGCCGTCGGCGTCGTCATCTACCGCACCAGCGAGGAGGACCTCTACAAGCTCGGCGGGCTCTGGCGCGAAATGCCGCTGACTGCGATCGGCTTCGGGCTCGGCGCGCTCTCGATCACCGCGATTCCGGGCTTCAACGGCTACGTGAGCAAGGGGATGCTCTTCGACGCGGCGAACCCTGACCCCCACTACTACGGCGAACCGGAGTTCCAGGCGCTGTACTGGCTGCTCTGGCTCGGCGCGATCGGGACCCTGCTGTCCTTTATCAAGCTCGGCTACTACGTCTTCTTCCACGGCGAGAGCGACTACGAGGTCGCCGACGCCAAGCCCGGCCAGACCGTCGCGATGCTTGGACTGGGCGGTGCCTGTCTCCTCTTCGGCGTCTGGTGGGAGGGACTGGCCGATCTCGCGCCGACACTGCACGCCCACGGCGGCCACTTCACGTTCGCATACCCCGGTGGCGAGGGGACACTTCATCCCTACAGTCCGAGTCACCTGCAAACCACCGGCATCCTGACCGGCGTCGCGGCCGTCACCTTCGTCCTCGTCCGGAAGCCGCTCTCGAAACTCGACCTCGGTGATCCGGCGATGATCGTCTATCCCGCGACCTACCACGTCAGCCGGTGGACGATGCTCGCGGTGACGGAGACGTACGCCGCCGTCGACGCCGCCGTCGTCGGCGCGGTCAAACGCTGCTACTGGGCCGGGAATAACCCCGTCCTCGCCGCCGATGCGGCCGCGCGCCGACTCCCGCTGGTCGACGTCGACGACCGCCAGCCGACCGACGGTGGTCGCCCGTCGACGATCCACCTCCGGGCAAGCATCGGCACTACCGTTCTCCTGTTGACGCTCGTCCTGACGATCATCCTGTGGCTGCTCGTGGTCTGA
- a CDS encoding tyrosine-type recombinase/integrase — MTAVAITDAIDAYLHRKAVGDPDSSGAGTYASNAESILRRWAEWLEDEHDITLIATLEVEHMRAYASELRRRTEQGEYTASSAGTYYAVVRAFLSWCVRGGICETNPAATDRAESALPSAETRPTSDSWTATQRRELERYVREQALETAQSTRERRSRLREYAMVAVLAHSTIRGAELFSVPDDDRRTGATWDDVDFYTGTIRVLGKSQRLEDVPVPARARTPLRRYRVVLDPPSTDWPLFPTGHAPSIARRVRSVLRDRGFDDETIESLLEEATAAELARERAIAPPAITTEGARSVLRRLCEEAGIDVDGNYLTPRGVRRDRSAESYRREATSSKPTLRASVLEQSIVVSDESPPVAREREESTEND; from the coding sequence GTGACCGCTGTCGCGATCACGGACGCAATCGATGCCTATCTCCACCGAAAAGCCGTTGGTGACCCCGACAGTTCGGGTGCGGGCACCTACGCATCCAACGCCGAGTCGATCCTCCGGCGCTGGGCCGAGTGGCTCGAGGACGAACACGACATCACGTTGATCGCCACGCTCGAGGTCGAGCACATGCGCGCCTACGCTTCCGAACTCCGCCGCCGAACCGAGCAGGGAGAGTACACCGCGTCGTCTGCGGGTACCTACTATGCGGTCGTGCGCGCGTTTCTCTCGTGGTGTGTCCGTGGCGGGATCTGCGAGACGAACCCGGCGGCGACCGACCGCGCCGAGAGCGCGCTCCCAAGCGCCGAGACGCGACCGACGAGCGATAGTTGGACAGCCACACAGCGTCGCGAACTCGAGCGCTACGTCCGCGAGCAGGCGCTCGAAACCGCCCAGTCGACGCGCGAGCGACGAAGCCGACTGCGCGAGTACGCGATGGTCGCCGTCCTCGCACACTCGACGATCCGCGGTGCCGAACTGTTCAGCGTTCCCGACGACGACCGGCGGACGGGCGCGACCTGGGACGACGTGGACTTCTATACGGGGACGATCCGCGTCCTCGGGAAATCCCAGCGACTCGAGGACGTGCCCGTGCCTGCACGCGCCCGAACGCCGCTGCGGCGCTACCGGGTCGTGCTCGATCCGCCGTCGACCGACTGGCCGCTGTTCCCGACGGGCCACGCGCCGTCGATCGCCCGGCGGGTGCGATCAGTGCTGCGCGACCGCGGCTTCGACGACGAAACGATCGAGTCGCTGCTCGAGGAGGCGACGGCGGCGGAACTCGCCCGCGAGCGGGCGATCGCGCCGCCAGCGATCACGACCGAGGGGGCGCGGTCGGTGCTGCGGCGGCTCTGTGAGGAGGCCGGTATCGACGTCGACGGCAATTATCTGACGCCACGTGGCGTCCGCCGGGATCGATCGGCGGAGTCCTACAGACGAGAGGCGACGAGTTCGAAGCCGACGCTGCGGGCGTCGGTGCTCGAGCAGTCGATCGTCGTCTCCGACGAGAGCCCTCCCGTTGCTCGAGAGCGTGAGGAGTCGACAGAAAACGACTGA
- a CDS encoding alpha/beta hydrolase family protein, which produces MTTTHRVPITDAGTDTGVPTVAAVHHEADSDDWIVFCHGLRSDKSGSYEQRCRRAVEAGYNAVRFDCRGCGESDGAFVESTLETRLTDLRHVVDSFDPDSYALFGSSFGGKVAFHAAAADDRVTAVATRAPVTTVGTFDEYRATVDREGEWTFDTGERIDRRFFDALDRYPFDDVVSTLSIPVAIFHGGDDAVVDPADSFDAAKQLETDVCLERFAEEGHRFSRAGERRLRDRLFGWLEWVERRS; this is translated from the coding sequence ATGACCACGACACATCGCGTTCCGATCACCGACGCGGGAACGGACACGGGAGTGCCGACAGTCGCTGCGGTCCACCACGAAGCTGACTCTGACGACTGGATCGTCTTCTGTCACGGCCTCCGGAGCGACAAATCGGGCAGCTACGAGCAGCGGTGTCGACGAGCCGTCGAGGCAGGCTACAACGCAGTCCGTTTTGACTGCCGCGGCTGTGGCGAATCCGACGGTGCGTTCGTCGAGTCGACACTCGAGACGCGACTCACCGATCTCCGCCACGTCGTCGACTCCTTCGATCCCGACTCGTACGCCCTGTTCGGCTCGAGTTTCGGCGGCAAAGTCGCCTTCCACGCTGCTGCCGCCGACGACCGGGTTACCGCGGTCGCGACGCGTGCGCCTGTGACGACCGTCGGAACGTTCGACGAGTATCGCGCGACCGTCGATCGCGAGGGCGAGTGGACGTTCGATACTGGCGAACGGATCGACCGTCGATTCTTCGACGCCCTCGATCGGTATCCGTTCGATGACGTCGTCTCGACTCTGTCGATCCCGGTTGCGATCTTTCACGGTGGCGACGACGCGGTCGTCGATCCTGCGGACAGTTTCGATGCGGCGAAGCAACTCGAGACTGACGTCTGTCTCGAGCGATTCGCGGAAGAGGGCCATCGGTTCTCGCGGGCCGGCGAGCGGCGATTGCGCGACCGACTGTTCGGCTGGCTCGAGTGGGTAGAGCGTCGCTCCTGA
- a CDS encoding cytochrome-ba3 oxidase subunit, with translation MLESLSPRGAVAVGLLALVPTVIFGLTRSGLGGLIATVNVVLISAALYVTMTPIEGHRTATDGMGA, from the coding sequence ATGCTCGAATCACTGTCACCGAGAGGCGCAGTCGCAGTCGGACTGCTCGCTCTCGTTCCAACCGTCATCTTCGGTCTCACTCGATCCGGACTGGGTGGGCTCATCGCGACGGTGAACGTCGTTCTGATCTCCGCGGCGCTCTACGTCACGATGACGCCGATCGAGGGACACCGGACGGCTACCGACGGAATGGGTGCGTGA
- a CDS encoding CbaC protein — protein sequence MHTSPAKLLILIALSLVILVEGRTVLAFFGIEIPPLETALIGVVIIGTLLVWAFRPIRSGSSKME from the coding sequence ATGCACACGTCCCCCGCTAAATTACTGATCCTCATCGCACTGAGCCTCGTGATCCTCGTCGAAGGGCGCACGGTCCTCGCGTTTTTCGGAATCGAGATCCCGCCGCTCGAGACGGCACTGATTGGGGTCGTCATCATCGGAACCCTTCTCGTCTGGGCGTTCCGGCCGATCCGCAGTGGTTCCTCGAAGATGGAGTGA
- a CDS encoding b(o/a)3-type cytochrome-c oxidase subunit 1: MTALFVDDYPAEARLVRAAFLNSFIAFGIGALFGLIQAFHRTDIFRFLESPKYYTVLTGHGVFLVIAFTIFFLVGLYQWAITSSLGRSPADIRFTWLWYGLMSIGSLLAGISILAGFLNEPPVVLGRPLTADSLFTFYAPLQAHPLFYAGLVVFVIGTWLAGFDWFRTWWAWKGNHPDERIPLPTFMVLTTMIMWYLGTVGIATSILVFLLPWSLEIIDSINPLLTRTLFWFFGHMVVYFWLLPAYLLWYNVLPKLSGGRLFSDPLARVVFILFVLLSTPVGIHHQYMDPGIAEGFKFIAMTNTMFLLLPSFLTAFTVVASMEHGARQRGGEGTFGWLRALPWRDPAFTGMALAGVVFAFGGFTGIVNAGMNINYLVHNALWIPGHIHAQVGTATALTLMAGSYWLVPQLTGNRLVGRQVALVQVVLWFVGIVFMTNSMFRAGLVGVPRRTAEPQYQGFDYNVPVGSMGELNAQLALGGTLLFISAMLFLVVMLLTVFNTDSEPVVDGTIPPALSGPDDSPTVLDNLALWFGIAFVLVVLAYALPLVSVARDGGLFGEGIRALPVSSEAVMYLQFGLDYVGALVT, from the coding sequence GTGACGGCCCTGTTCGTCGACGACTATCCCGCAGAGGCACGACTCGTTCGAGCCGCCTTCCTGAACTCGTTTATCGCGTTCGGGATCGGCGCGCTCTTCGGGCTCATTCAGGCATTTCATCGGACGGACATCTTTCGATTCCTCGAATCACCGAAGTACTACACTGTCCTGACCGGCCACGGCGTCTTCCTCGTCATCGCGTTCACGATCTTCTTCCTCGTCGGGCTATATCAGTGGGCGATAACGAGCAGTCTTGGGCGGAGCCCTGCCGACATCCGCTTTACCTGGCTCTGGTACGGCCTGATGTCGATCGGCTCACTCCTCGCGGGAATCTCGATCCTTGCCGGCTTCCTCAATGAACCACCGGTGGTGCTCGGCAGGCCGCTGACAGCGGACTCGCTCTTTACGTTCTACGCGCCGCTGCAGGCACATCCGCTCTTCTATGCGGGACTGGTTGTGTTCGTCATCGGGACGTGGCTCGCCGGGTTCGACTGGTTCCGCACATGGTGGGCCTGGAAAGGCAACCACCCCGACGAGCGGATCCCACTCCCGACGTTCATGGTGTTGACCACGATGATTATGTGGTATCTCGGCACGGTCGGCATCGCGACCTCCATTCTGGTGTTTCTCTTGCCGTGGTCGCTCGAGATTATCGACAGCATTAATCCCCTGCTGACCAGGACACTGTTCTGGTTCTTCGGCCACATGGTCGTCTACTTCTGGCTGCTGCCAGCGTACCTGCTGTGGTACAACGTGTTGCCGAAGCTGTCGGGCGGGCGGCTATTCAGCGATCCGCTCGCACGGGTCGTGTTCATCCTGTTCGTCCTGCTCTCGACACCGGTCGGCATTCACCACCAGTACATGGACCCTGGCATCGCGGAGGGGTTCAAGTTCATCGCGATGACCAACACGATGTTCCTGCTATTGCCAAGCTTCCTGACGGCGTTTACCGTCGTTGCCAGTATGGAACATGGGGCTCGCCAGCGCGGCGGTGAAGGGACGTTCGGCTGGCTCCGGGCGCTCCCGTGGCGCGATCCCGCGTTTACCGGCATGGCGCTGGCCGGGGTGGTCTTCGCATTCGGCGGCTTCACCGGCATCGTCAACGCGGGGATGAACATCAATTACCTCGTTCACAACGCACTGTGGATACCCGGGCATATCCACGCACAGGTGGGAACTGCGACCGCACTGACGCTTATGGCCGGATCGTACTGGCTCGTTCCACAGCTAACCGGAAACCGGCTCGTCGGCCGGCAGGTCGCCCTCGTTCAGGTCGTGCTCTGGTTCGTCGGAATCGTGTTCATGACCAACTCGATGTTCCGAGCCGGACTCGTCGGCGTCCCACGGCGGACGGCGGAGCCGCAGTACCAGGGCTTCGACTACAACGTCCCTGTCGGTTCGATGGGCGAACTCAACGCCCAGCTCGCACTCGGTGGCACGTTGCTGTTTATCTCCGCGATGCTCTTTCTCGTGGTCATGCTCCTGACGGTGTTCAACACCGACAGCGAGCCGGTCGTCGATGGGACGATTCCACCGGCGCTATCCGGGCCGGATGACTCGCCGACCGTTCTCGACAATCTGGCGCTGTGGTTCGGGATCGCGTTCGTCCTCGTCGTCCTCGCCTACGCCCTCCCACTGGTCAGCGTCGCGAGAGACGGCGGACTCTTTGGAGAGGGGATCAGGGCGCTTCCGGTCTCCAGCGAAGCCGTCATGTATCTCCAGTTCGGACTAGACTACGTTGGAGCGTTAGTCACCTGA
- a CDS encoding cupredoxin domain-containing protein, which produces MRIHTYEKLWIVGAMVLIVGFIVTITFGSVGLGISMIDDEGGTVPPDELNDDERFGEPRVEQVGENEYAAYVVAQTFSFQPDPIEIPANNDITFHVTSRDVIHGFYVPGTNLNAMAIPGQVAEMTVEFDEPGEYGLICHEYCGSFHHTMEGLIIVQPEEEFDLTELSVEAPDTVAPGETVTVNATVENGQLEPLETTVNAEIGGQTFQRDVTVDGESSENMTFTVESDQLGEGEHDWSVSVDDYEETGSVEVVSNETAETEGGEES; this is translated from the coding sequence ATGAGGATCCATACGTACGAGAAACTCTGGATCGTAGGAGCGATGGTGCTGATCGTCGGCTTCATCGTGACGATCACGTTCGGTTCAGTCGGGCTCGGAATCTCGATGATCGACGACGAAGGGGGAACAGTCCCACCGGACGAACTCAACGACGACGAACGGTTCGGCGAACCGCGAGTCGAGCAAGTCGGTGAAAACGAGTATGCAGCCTACGTCGTCGCCCAGACGTTCAGCTTTCAGCCCGATCCGATCGAAATTCCGGCGAACAACGATATTACGTTCCACGTGACGAGCCGGGACGTCATCCACGGTTTCTACGTCCCCGGAACGAACCTCAACGCGATGGCCATCCCGGGACAGGTCGCAGAGATGACCGTCGAATTCGACGAACCCGGCGAATACGGCCTCATCTGTCATGAATACTGTGGCTCTTTCCATCACACTATGGAAGGGCTGATTATCGTCCAGCCCGAGGAGGAGTTCGACCTGACCGAACTGTCCGTCGAAGCACCGGACACCGTCGCGCCAGGCGAGACGGTCACGGTCAACGCGACGGTCGAAAACGGGCAACTCGAACCGCTCGAGACCACCGTCAATGCCGAAATCGGGGGGCAGACGTTCCAGCGCGACGTAACCGTCGACGGCGAGAGTTCCGAGAACATGACGTTTACCGTCGAGAGCGATCAACTCGGCGAGGGCGAGCACGACTGGTCCGTCTCCGTCGACGACTACGAAGAAACCGGGTCGGTGGAAGTGGTAAGCAACGAGACGGCTGAGACCGAGGGGGGTGAGGAGTCGTGA
- a CDS encoding cytochrome oxidase, whose translation MDSRVSREIGHDEYDPWGTLALIALYFVALTLMWLFTYFVEFVGNDLTVFGTGVSVVLL comes from the coding sequence ATGGATTCTCGTGTCTCGCGAGAGATCGGTCACGACGAGTATGACCCTTGGGGCACGCTCGCGCTCATCGCGTTGTATTTCGTGGCCCTCACGCTCATGTGGCTGTTCACGTACTTCGTCGAGTTCGTCGGCAACGACTTGACTGTGTTTGGCACGGGCGTGTCAGTGGTCCTCCTATGA
- a CDS encoding winged helix-turn-helix domain-containing protein, with protein sequence MSEDTDLSTLLAVLDDEYARDILTHTSVEPMSASTLSERCDASLPTIYRRLDRLEECHLVTEETELAQDGNHYSVYRANLDRLELSLDEGSFSLELTYREEDVADKFTRMWEGMR encoded by the coding sequence GTGAGTGAGGACACCGATCTGTCGACACTGCTCGCAGTCCTCGACGATGAGTACGCACGGGATATCCTCACCCACACGAGCGTCGAACCCATGTCTGCCAGTACCCTGAGCGAACGCTGTGACGCTTCTCTCCCGACGATCTATCGGCGACTCGACCGACTCGAGGAGTGTCACCTCGTCACCGAAGAGACGGAACTCGCCCAAGACGGCAACCACTACAGCGTCTACCGTGCGAACTTGGATCGGCTGGAACTCTCGCTGGACGAGGGCTCGTTTTCACTCGAGCTAACGTATCGTGAGGAAGACGTCGCCGACAAGTTCACCCGAATGTGGGAGGGGATGCGATGA
- a CDS encoding universal stress protein, with translation MHYLVGTDSVHTTAAICDYLDDRATGDDTVTVISVAPADDPTARRDADEALNVATVRLAAVGDVEIDRRSGSGTPADVLCEAATDCDADEIVIGTHSGDPDATPEVGSSTRRLLAVADRPVVVVPIPEL, from the coding sequence ATGCACTATCTCGTGGGCACTGACTCCGTCCACACGACGGCGGCGATCTGTGACTATCTCGACGACCGCGCGACAGGTGACGATACCGTGACCGTGATTTCGGTTGCGCCAGCGGACGATCCGACGGCACGCCGCGATGCTGACGAGGCGCTGAACGTCGCCACCGTTCGACTCGCTGCCGTCGGCGATGTCGAGATCGACCGGCGGTCGGGATCGGGAACGCCCGCCGACGTGCTCTGTGAGGCTGCGACAGACTGTGACGCCGACGAGATCGTCATCGGGACACACAGTGGCGACCCCGATGCGACGCCCGAGGTTGGCTCGAGCACCCGTCGGCTCCTCGCGGTCGCGGATCGACCGGTCGTCGTCGTGCCGATCCCCGAACTCTAA
- a CDS encoding VOC family protein, translated as MDGTLDHTMIRVADLEESLDWYQTHLEYEEKDRYEGDGFTIVYLGPEDMHEDGAMLELTHNEGEQPDVGDAWGHVAVRVPEGELEDYYQQLMDEGVDDYRDPESCGGRYAFVKDPDGHEIELVQRDPDEGALWSLDHTMIRVEDADEALGFWTRKFGYDEVGRWEADTFANYFVEPTDAAPEAMSVELTYNYDGRSYEQGDAWGHLCVRVDDLEDDWNQLMTREAPDYRDPESNDNMYAFTKDPDGHEIELIERDLAADSLFPF; from the coding sequence ATGGACGGAACGCTCGACCACACGATGATCCGCGTCGCCGACCTCGAGGAATCGCTCGACTGGTATCAGACCCACCTCGAGTACGAGGAGAAAGACCGCTACGAGGGCGACGGCTTCACCATCGTCTATCTCGGGCCCGAGGACATGCACGAGGACGGCGCGATGCTCGAGCTCACTCACAACGAAGGCGAGCAGCCCGACGTGGGCGACGCCTGGGGGCACGTTGCGGTCCGCGTTCCCGAGGGCGAACTCGAGGACTACTACCAGCAGCTCATGGACGAAGGCGTCGACGACTACCGCGACCCCGAATCCTGTGGTGGTCGCTACGCGTTCGTCAAGGACCCCGACGGCCACGAGATCGAACTCGTCCAGCGCGACCCCGACGAGGGAGCGCTCTGGTCGCTCGATCACACCATGATCCGCGTCGAAGACGCCGACGAGGCGCTCGGCTTCTGGACCCGCAAGTTCGGCTACGACGAGGTCGGTCGCTGGGAAGCCGACACCTTCGCGAACTACTTCGTCGAGCCCACTGACGCTGCCCCCGAGGCGATGTCCGTCGAACTCACCTACAACTACGACGGTCGCAGCTACGAGCAGGGTGACGCCTGGGGCCACCTCTGTGTCCGCGTCGACGACCTCGAGGACGACTGGAACCAGCTCATGACACGCGAGGCACCCGACTACCGCGACCCCGAGAGCAACGACAACATGTATGCCTTCACGAAAGACCCGGACGGCCACGAGATCGAACTCATCGAGCGCGATCTCGCAGCCGATTCGCTGTTCCCCTTCTAA
- a CDS encoding Na+/H+ antiporter NhaC family protein encodes MAEFGALSLVPPLLAIGLAIVTRRPMLSLFLGIWSGAVIYTESLGIGQTFDWIVAAIIVDDGFHVQILVFTLLLGSGVALIWRLGGALAVREWATDHLESQRTVGMTTWILGIAMFFDDYANTAIVGSTMREISDELRISREKLAYIVDSTAAPVATLGISSWVAFQLSLISDAYESMGVAEEAPTAFATFVRSIPYNTYALLAIVMVGIIVFTGRDYGEMLDAEHRSWTTGNVNREDAQPLQKVEEELGAPIDQRPMLRIFFAPVVVLIAVTLASAFWTGYQSWISSQAEAGAPTAIGAAANETGLTQVLIDIVGAGDFATALTWGSFAMVVSAILLGLAYGLFDIGEAVDTVLDGFGIMLTAVTILVLAWTISSVADTLGTGDYVAGLAQGYLSAELLPVLILFVAAFVAFTMGSSWATMGLVTPIAVQVAYEFGTGFELVPVAVGAVFSGAIFGDHASPISDTTVLSATFSGADLIDHVRTQLPYAATVFVVVVGCYLLNGYLGVPAVVFLPLGVVALVGLVVGLSRFDADRKDLEPVATQTTADIDHRGPETTAESPDGAE; translated from the coding sequence ATGGCAGAGTTCGGCGCGCTCTCGCTCGTTCCCCCGCTGCTCGCGATCGGTCTCGCGATCGTGACTCGCCGGCCGATGCTGTCGCTGTTTCTTGGCATCTGGTCGGGGGCGGTCATCTACACCGAGAGCCTCGGCATCGGACAGACCTTCGACTGGATCGTCGCCGCGATCATCGTCGACGATGGGTTTCACGTCCAGATCCTCGTCTTCACGCTTCTGTTAGGATCGGGCGTTGCACTCATCTGGCGGCTCGGCGGCGCGCTCGCCGTCCGCGAGTGGGCGACGGATCACTTAGAGAGCCAGCGGACCGTCGGGATGACCACATGGATTTTGGGGATTGCCATGTTCTTCGACGACTACGCCAACACGGCGATCGTCGGGAGCACGATGCGCGAGATCTCCGACGAGTTGCGGATCTCCCGCGAGAAACTCGCCTACATCGTCGACTCGACGGCCGCCCCCGTTGCGACGCTCGGTATCTCGAGTTGGGTCGCGTTCCAGCTCTCGCTGATCAGCGACGCCTACGAGAGCATGGGCGTCGCGGAGGAAGCGCCGACCGCGTTCGCGACGTTCGTCCGGTCGATCCCCTACAACACGTACGCGCTGTTAGCGATCGTCATGGTCGGGATCATCGTCTTCACCGGTCGGGACTACGGCGAGATGCTCGACGCCGAACACCGGTCGTGGACGACCGGCAATGTCAACCGTGAGGACGCACAGCCCCTGCAGAAGGTCGAGGAGGAACTGGGCGCGCCGATCGATCAGCGGCCGATGCTTCGGATCTTCTTCGCGCCCGTCGTCGTCCTGATCGCGGTGACGCTCGCGAGTGCGTTCTGGACGGGCTACCAGTCGTGGATCTCGAGCCAGGCCGAAGCGGGAGCGCCGACGGCGATCGGCGCGGCTGCGAACGAGACGGGGCTCACGCAGGTGTTGATCGATATCGTCGGCGCGGGCGACTTCGCGACGGCGCTGACCTGGGGATCGTTCGCCATGGTCGTCTCGGCGATCCTCCTCGGGCTCGCCTACGGGCTGTTCGACATCGGAGAGGCCGTCGACACCGTTCTCGACGGCTTCGGCATCATGCTGACGGCGGTGACGATCCTCGTCCTCGCCTGGACGATCAGCAGCGTCGCGGACACGCTCGGCACGGGCGACTACGTCGCCGGGCTCGCGCAGGGCTACCTGTCGGCGGAACTGCTTCCCGTGCTCATCCTGTTCGTCGCCGCCTTCGTCGCGTTCACGATGGGGTCGTCGTGGGCGACGATGGGGCTGGTCACGCCCATCGCCGTGCAGGTCGCCTACGAGTTCGGAACGGGATTCGAGCTCGTCCCGGTCGCCGTCGGTGCCGTCTTCTCCGGTGCGATCTTCGGCGATCACGCCTCACCCATCTCCGATACGACGGTGCTCTCGGCGACGTTCAGCGGAGCCGACCTGATCGACCACGTGCGGACGCAACTGCCCTACGCCGCGACCGTCTTCGTCGTCGTCGTGGGCTGTTACCTGCTCAACGGTTATCTGGGCGTGCCCGCGGTCGTCTTCCTGCCGCTGGGCGTCGTCGCCCTCGTCGGCCTCGTCGTTGGCCTCTCGAGATTCGACGCCGACCGAAAGGACCTCGAGCCAGTTGCCACGCAGACGACGGCAGACATCGACCACCGCGGACCTGAGACGACCGCGGAGTCGCCCGACGGGGCCGAGTAG